ACGACTGCTCATCCGCGCCGACATCCGCGACGCCCGTGCGAGCCTGGCCGTCCATGTCGTCGGTCACGAAGGGGTAGCCGGCGGCCGCGGTGTCGATCGCCGGGCCGGCCGCGCCGAGCCGGTGCACCGCCCCGTCAGGGGCCAGCAGCGGATCGACCACGCGGATGGCGCCGGAGGGCTTGGCGGCGCCGATGGTCGCCGTTCCGGTCGGCCAGCCGATGTTCCCGGCGTAGGTCGCGTTCACCGGCGTCTTGAGCTCGTTGAAGAGCTTGCCCCGGCTGCCCACGACCACGTTGTTGGCGATGACGGAGTCGACCGGCGCGAGGGTGTAGTTGGCGCCGACCTCGATGTTCGACACGTTGCCGACGAACGTGTTGTTCACGACCGTCGCCCGGTAGACCCGCCAGTGCGCGTTCAACGCACCCGAGGTGTCCACGTCACCGCCGTCGATCTGGATGGCGGCGTCGTAGCCGGTGCCCGTCAGGCCCTCGAAGTGGTTGTTGTAGACCTTGTGGTCCTGACCGTAGATCCGGATCCCGCCGGTTCCGGCCTTGCCCTCACCGAGGAAGAAGTTGCCGTAGAACGCGCCGCGGTTGCCGTGGCGGTGCGACAACGTGCCCTGTGAGGTGCGGAACGTGTTGTAGCGGACGGTGTTGTCGTTGCTCTTCACCGAGATGATCTCGGGATCGCCGTCGCAGTTCTCGAACAGGTTCGACTCGACGGTGGTGAACCCGCTCGACTGCGAGATCCCGCTCCAGCCGACCCGAACGGCTTCCATCTCGTTGGTCGCCCGCGGCCCGATGTTGCGGAAGTGGTTGTGGTCGATCAGGTCGTGCTGCGACTGCTGGGTCGCCGAACCGTCGATCGTGATGAAGTTGCCGAGCTGGTGCTTCTCCTCGAACAGGTTGTGGTCGATGCGGTTGTGGTGGCTGTTCGCGCCCTGGACGATCACCCACTTCAGCGACGACTCCTCGGTCAGCCGGAAGTGGTTGCGGGTCAGCTGCACGTTGTTCGAACTCGTGATCTTCAGCGTGTCGCTGTTGGTCCACTTGAGGCCGTCGATCGTCACGTACGACGAGTTCGCCACTTCGAGCTGCCCACCGGTGATCACCGCCTGGCCGCGGTTCGCCGCGACGACGGTGATCGGCTTGGCCGCGGTCCCGTTCTTCCCGGTCAGCTTGCCGATCGTGTAGTTGCCGTTCGCCAGCACGATGCGGTCACCGGCCTGGGCGTTGGTGAACGCGCTCTGGAGCTGGGCCGAGGTCGCGACGTTGACGGTGCGGTCGGCGCCGGGGCCACCCGGGTCGCCGGCACTGCCGTGGGTCACGGTCAGGCCGTAGATCTCCACCTGCCCATAGTTGTCGGCGCTGCACGGAGTCGAGTTGCCGCAGTTGGCCTGGGTGTACGCGCCGGCCTTGAAGTAGCCGCCGGTGAAGCTCTTCGAGATCGTCGTCTGGAGCACGCCGTTGTAGTAGGCCTTGATCTGGCCGCCGCTGACCACGAACTTCGCCTGGAACTTGGTGCCCAGGACGTAGTTGCCGGTCACGAGCTTGTGGTGGGACGTGTCGCCGTTGGTGATGTAGAGGTCGTCGCCTTCGAGCCGGAAGACCGAGACGTCGTCGCTGCCGTCGTGGATCTGCCCGGCGACGACGTGCGGCTTGTCGTCGGGCAGTGCGGTGATGGCCTGCTCGACCACCATCGTGTGCGTGCCGGACGTGGACGACCAACTCGCCTTGGTGCTGCCCGAGTCCGTCATCTCGCGCAGCTCGGAGCGCGGGTAGCTCGAACCGCTGGTGGTGACCCCGTTGACGGCGGCCCGGAACTGGACCGCGTCGCACTCCGGGGTCGGCGTGAACCACGGGTCGATCGAGTACGTGTCGAGCTCCGGCTGCTTGATGTTGGTCGGGCTCTCCTCCGCGCCGATCGGCAGCCCGATGTACCAGTTCGTCAGGTCCAGCACGTCGGCCGGGTAGCGGCACGTGCCGCCGCCGCCTCCGTCGGCCCCGTTGACCGCCGTCTCGGTGATGCTGGTCCAGTCGTTGTACGTGTTGCCGTAGCCGACGACGCGCACGTACCGCGCGGCGCTGTCGGAGAAGTCGTAGGCCTCGGGTTGCACCGTGGCGCCACTACTGACCTTGCGCGCCATGACGGTCCTCCACGAGGTCCCGTCGTCGGACAGCTGGACGTCGAAGGTCTGCTTCCTGGTGTTGCCCTGGTGCCAGGCGAGGGACACCGAGCCGACGGTCTGGGACGTGCCCAGGTCGTACCGGATCCACACACCGTCACCCTCGGCCGACCAGCGGGTGCCCGGGTCGCCGTCGAGGGTGTTGGCCGGGACGTTGCCGTCATGGCCGCTCGCCACGACACCGGTCACCGGCAGCGGCGGACCGGCCGCCGCCAGTGCCGCGGGCGTGCTCATCACGCCGAGCGCGAGCGCGCTTACCAGTAACACACCACAAGTTCGTTTCATCTGGGCTCCTGTCGGTGGATACCCCGGTGTTCATGCCGGGGAGGAAACCGATGCTCGACCGCATCGGCAAGGCTGATTCGCTGGCTGTTGATGTGAATCATGGTGTCGGGGTCGGTGGTGAAGCGGGCGTTCCGGTACCGCTTCTTTCCGTCTGCGGCGCAGGAAGTGGAGTTGTTGCGCACGTTCGGGTGTGTGCGTCTGGTCTACAACCGGGCGTTGGAGGCCCGCACTGCGGCGTGGTTCGGTGAGCGGCGTCGGGTGAACTACGTGCAGACATCGGCGCTGTTGACGGAGTGGAAGAAGACCGACGGCCTGGGGTTTCTCAACGAGGTGTCGTCGGTGCCGTTGCAGCAGTCGTTGCGGCACCTCCAGACCGCGTTTGCCGCGTTCTGGGAGAAGCGGTCCCGCTATCCGAGGTTCAAGTCCCGCAAGCGGGGCAGGGCGTCGGCGGAGTACACCCGGTCGGCGTTCCGCTGGCGCGACGGCCGGCTCACCCTGGCGAAGATGGACGGGCCGTTGGACGTCGTGTGGTCGCGGCCGTTGCCCGAGGGTGCGGAGCCGTCCACGGTGACGGTGTCGCGTGACCCGGCCGGCCGGTGGCACGTGTCGATCCTGGTCGAGACCACCGTCGCCCACGCCCCGCCCACAGATCGCGTGGTGGGCGCCGCTGCGGGGATCACCTCCCTGGTCGTGGTCGAGGATCTGGCGGTTCGCAACATGCTGCGCAACGGGTCGTTGGCGCGTGCGATCTCCGACGCGTCGTGGTCGGAGTTGCGGTCGATGCTGGAGTACAAGTGCGGCTGGTACGGGCGTGACCTGGTCGTGGTGGACCGGTGGTTTCCCTCCAGCAAGACCTGCTCGGCCTGCGGGCACCTGCTCGACCTGCTGCCGCTGCGGGTGCGGGAGTGGACCTGCCCCGGATGCGGGGCACGGCACGACCGCGACGTGAACGCCGCGCGCAACATCCTGGCCGCCGGGCAGGCGGTCACGGCCTGTGGAGCTGGCGTAAGACCGACCCGACGTTAGTCGGCGAGGCATCCGACGAAACCTCCCTTCCGGGGGAGAAGAAACAGGAACTGCCGGGCGCGAGCCCGACGGGAAATCCCCACCCCTTTCAGGGAGGGGAGGTTGTCAACGAACCTCACCTCGGTCTGACGGTGCTCGGTCCGGATGCCCGGACGCGCCGATTGTGGTGACCACCGCTGACCACGCGTTGAGCCTGCGCTGATTCGCCTGGTCCGGCCGCGTGACCTCGGCGATCAGCGGGCAGTCAGCAGGCGTCCAGCGTTCGTCGCCATGCTCCGGCACGACCGTCAACGAACCGCAGGGAGATCAGCTCATGGCCGTGCAGCGAAGACGATGGGTCCTCGGCGGAAGCGTCGTGGGTGTCACGACCGCGCTGGTCCTCGGTGGGGTGTCGGTGGCGCAGCCCCCGGTCGGCGCCGGGACGAACGTGTCGACGTGCAACAACCCGGTGCTGAACAAGACGTTGGCCGAGTGGGGGTCGCTGAGGGGTGCGACTCCCACCCGTGAGCCGGTCGCCGACCACCAGGCGGCGAGGTTCGCCTACGCGCAGCAGAACAACGCGGTGGCGAGCCCGTCGCTCTACCTGCCGCAGCAGCCGGTGCGGGCGGGGGAGCGGTGGACGTTCGGGTACGACGTCGCCGCCACCCAGTCCGGTCGCGCCCGCGTCGAGGTGGACTGGTACTCCTCGCCTGAGGGCGACAACAGCGGGTACCTGGGCCACGTCGACGGCCCGTGGGTGTCGTTGCCGGCGTCCGGCTGGACGCGTGTCGCGGCCGACCTGACCGCGCCTTCCGGTGCGGTGCGGGCCAACGTGCTCAGCGACCACGAGTACAGCGCCGCCGGCGCGAGCTTCCGGGCGACCGCGTGCGACTACCGGGTCGGCGCCACCACGCCCACCACCACGGAACCGACGACCACCATTGACCCGACCACGACGAGCCCGACCACCACCATCCCGAGCACGACGAGCACGACGAGCACCACCGCCACGACGACTACGACATCGACCACCACGACCACTACGACGACCCCGCCGGGTGACCCCACGCAGGCGGCCGTCCGTTACGGCTGGGGCACGCCGGAGCCGATCTCCGACGAGTTCGCCTACACCGGACCGGTGGACCCGGCCAAGTGGTCGGTGCCCAGCGGCACGGTCGGCGGCACGGCGGGCTGCTGGGAAGGCCACGCCAAGAACGGCAGGCGCTGCGCCAAGAACATGGCGGTGGCCGGCGGGATCATGACCATGACGGGCGAGGCGAACGGCGACACCGGCTGGCTCAAGCAGAAGCAGGAGCGCCAGTACGGCAAGTGGGAGATCCGGTCGCGCTCGCGCAACACCGGTTCCTCCGGCGGCCTGTACCACCCGCTGCACCTGATCTGGCCGACGTCGGAGAAGCGGCTGATCGACGGCGAGTACGACTGGGTCGAGTACTCCAACCCGGACGCGCAGTGCCTGTCGGCGTTCCTGCACTACCCGAAGAGCCCGAACGACAACAAGATCTACCGCCAGCTGTGCCCGATGGACATGACGCAGTGGCACAACTTCGCCTTCGAGTGGACCCCCGACGCCCTGGTCGGCTACGTCGACGGCGTCGAGTGGTTCCGCCTGTCCGGCGGCGCGGGCCCGGACGGGCGGGCGGACATCCAGGCGATGCCGTCCGGTCACCTCAACATCCAGCTGGACAACTTCACCGGTGCGGGTGGTCTGCGCTCAGCGGTGTTCGAAGTCGACTGGGTCCGCGTCTACTCCTGAGCACGAACGTCCCACCGGACATCAACGACGGCGAGGCTGGCCCAGCGCGGCGGGCGGGGTGTTCCCGGCTGTCGCGCCCTCGGCGTACTGCGGGGTCACGAGGAAGACGAACTCGTACACGCGGTCCGCGGCCAGTTCCGAGACGACGTAGGACTCGCTGATCCGGATGCCGTGGCGCATCAGCAGTTCCTGGTGCACCGGTGTCACCGCGCCGTCGTCGTTGACCGGGTTGCCGAACACCTCCAGCGCCCACGTGTCCCCACCGATGACGGCCGGTCGGAACCGTGCCAGCCAACGGGCTTCGCGCAGGTAGATGCCGGGCATGCCCTTCGCGCCCTCCCACCGCGCGATGTCGGCGGGATCGCGCCGCGCCAGCAACTGGTTCCAGCCGGTGTGGAACAGCACCACGTCACCGGGTTCGAGACCGCGGATGCCGCCGAAGTCCATGGCGTCCCTGATGTCCTCGACCGTGATGCGGTAGTTCTCGCGCAGCAGCGGCTTCCCGTTGCGTGCCGGGTCGGCCAGGTCCTCCGTGCGGTTCCGGGCGAGCTTCACGCCCAGGACGTCCAACAGCACGCCGCGCGTGACGATCGGTCCCATGTTCTCGCTGCCCAGCCGCGTGGTGCCGTGGCCTCTGGCGATGTCGGGTCCGCGGAAGCCGTTGTAGAAGTACTCGGCCGCGCCGATGTGGTTGAGGTTGTCGAGCTGGCTGCCGATCTGGTACGTCGTCGCGAGCGGTTTCGGGTGGGTCGCCGAGGACTCCGCCTCGAACCTCTCCTCGTGCACGCTGACCCTGTTGACGCCCAGGGGATCGACGCCGATCAGGATGCCGCCCTCCGCTTGGAAACCGGGCGGCGGCGTGTACCCCCAGACCGTGAGCCGCTGCTGGTAGGTGCGGCGGGGCTCCATCCGCACGGCCGGGAAGCCGTTCCACATCAGCTCACCCAGGTTGTACGTCTTCACGTCGCGATGGGGGCGCAGCAGGGCGAGCGCCGACGCCGTCTTGGCCGGGGTCACCTCGTTGAGCGCGCCACGCTGGTCGTCGGGCCCGTAACGGCCGGGCGCCCAGTCCGACAGATTCGCCGGGTCGGAGTAGTCGAACAACGTGTCGTCCAGCGTGTCGGCGCTCGCCGGTGTCGTGCCGGCCAAGGCGGCGGCCCCGGCGGCGCCCGCCATCAGCAGCACCTGCCGACGGCCGACGTGGTGCTTGGCGAAGTAGTTGCTCAACAGGTCTGGATTCACGCGGCGGCTCCTCCGGCACGGCGGGCTGCGGGCGAACCAGCTCTACCCGTGTGCCGGAGGAGAAGCAACGGCCGTCACCGCAATGCCGGATCACCAGTGACGCGACTGTTCGAGCACATGGGTCCGCACGGCGTTCAGCGTGTGGCCGGCGGTGGCCCTGGTGGCCAGGTAGAGGGTGTTGAGAGGGGCGATCTCCGGGTGGTAGAGGACCGTGACCGCGCCGCCGTCCACCTCGTCCGAGCACAGGTACGTAGGAAGGACCGAGATGCCCGCCCCGGCGCGGACGGCGGCCAGCACCGCCCTCAGGTCCGGCACGGTCACCTGCGGCACGACCGTGGGCTTGTAGCCGAACACCGTCTGCCAGTAGCGGCGGATAATCGGGAGGTTGTCGGCGTACGAGATCAGCGGGGCGGCTTCCAGGGCCCCCGCGCCCCCTCGGTCGATCGCGTCGGCCGGGATCTTCGCGGCCCACTCCGCCGAGCCCACCAGGACGAAGCTCTCGTCCATCAGCGGGGTGGTGACGATGCCCGGCGCGCGGTCCAGCCGGGTCGAGACCACCATGTCGTACCGGCCCTCGGTGAGGCCGCACACCAGGTCGTCGGTCAGGCCGAACGTCAGCCGCAGCCTCAACCCGCCCGCGACGAGATCCGACAGCGCGGGCAGCACCCGGCACGACATCACCTCCGACGGGCCCGCCAGGTGCACCGTGCGGTCGGTCAGCTCCTCCGGCCGCACCCGCCGCGACACCGCCGCCTCCAGCGCGTCGAGCGCGTCCGCCGTGTCGCGGACCAGCTCGTGCGCCGCGTCGGTGGGCACGGCGCCCTTCGCGGTCCTGGTGAACAACGGCTGCCTCAGCGCGCCCTCAAGCGCGCGGATCTGCCCGGTGACCGCGGGCTGCGAGATCCCCAGCACCCGTGCCGCCTTGGTGAGCGAGCCACAGCGGTACACGGCCAGGCACGTGGCCAACAACGAGTAGTCCATCTGTTCCCCCCAGATGCGGACCTCGGCGACACTTCCCCCTGATGCGCGCACGTATACGATCCGCGCCTATAGGAAAACGTTACTCCGATCAGCGCAAGAGTTACCTGATCATTGCCAGAGCCTGCTCTGCATCAACAGGTGGGCGCGTACGGCCGCGATTGCGGGCGTCAATTCGCTCCCCGCGCGGGTCGCCAGGTACAGCGTGTTGATCGGCGGGATCTCCGGCTCCAGCAGCGCGACCAGCGCGCCGGAGGCGAACTCGCCCGCGCACAGGTACCGGGGCAGCACGGTGATCCCGGCGCCCGCGACCACCGCGGCCAGCACGCCGCGCAGGTCCGGCACCACCACGGCGGCCGACGCGGCGGCGGGGCGGTGCCCGAACACGCTGCGCCAGTACCGCCGGATGATCGGCAACTCCTCGGCGTAGGCGATCAGCGGCACGTCCCGCAGCGCCGCGGCGCCCTCGGCCGCCACCCGCCCGGGGCCGATCCGCCGCGCCCAGTCCGGGTTCGCCACCAGCACGAACTCCTCGTCGGTGAGCGGGACGGCGGTGGTCGCCCTGGTCCGCGGCCGCACGGTGGACAGCACCAGGTCGAACCGCCCGGTCGGCAGCCCGGCCAGCAGATCGTCCGCCAGCCCGGTGCTCACCCGCAGCCGCAGCCCTTGCTCGACCAGCGGCGCGAGCGACGGCAGCACCTTCACCGTGGTCAGCTCGACCGGGCCGGCCAGGTGCACCGGCCGGGCGAACAGGCCGCGGTCCGGCCGCGACCGACCCACGGCGACCAGCGCGTCGATGTGCGTGCCGACCCGTGCGGCCAGCTCGTCGGCGACCGCCGTCGGCGCCACACCACGCGGCAGCCGTTCGAACAGCTGTTGGTCCAGCTCCCGCTCCAACGCCCGCAGGTGCGCGGTCACGGTCGACTGGGACAGGCCGAGCGACCGTGCGGCGGCGGTGAGCGTCCCCGCCCGGTAGACCTCCAGGAACGTCCTCATGAGGTCGAGTTCCATCCGCACCTCCCTGGCTCAGCGTGCATCCTAACCATCGATAATCCGATGGCAGTGTGCCAGGAGACGCATTGGATTCCGATGGGTCGCCGAGCTTACGCTCGACCGGCGCGCGGAGGTGAGTGATACGCCGTGCGACCGGAAGAGACAACACAAGGGGGAACGGAATGTCCGAGCGGAAGAAGATCCTCATCGCCTTGACCAGCCACGAGCGGTTGGGCGACACCGGCCGGAGCACCGGGTTCTACCTGCCCGAGGCGGCCCACCCGTGGCGGGTGTTCACCGAGGCGGGCTACGAGGTGGACCTGGTGTCGGTGCGGGGCGGCAACCCGCCGCGTGACGGGGTCGATCCCTCCGACGCGGCGCAGACGAGCTTCCTGGCGGACGAGGTGGTCGCGGCGAAGCTCGCGGCCACGCCCACCGCGGCCCAGGTCGACGCGGGGGAGTACGCGGCGATCCTGTTCGCGGGCGGCCACGGCACCATGTGGGACTTCCCGGAGGACTCGGCGTTGGCGGGGGTGGCGAGGGACATCTACGAGGCGGGAGGGGTCGTCTCGGCGGTGTGCCATGGTCCGGCGGGCCTGGTGAACGTCACCCTCTCCGACGGCGTCCCGCTGGTGGCGGGCAAGCGGGTCGCGGCGTTCACCAACGCCGAGGAGGCCGCGGTGGGCCTCGACCGGGTGGTGCCGTTCCTGTTGCAGAGCCGGCTGGAGGAACGGGGCGCGGTGCACGTGCCGGCCGACAACTTCGCGGCCAACGTGGTCGTCGACGAACGCCTCGTCACCGGCCAGAACCCGGCGTCGGCGACCGGTGTGGCCGAGGCCGTCGTGCGTGAATTGGCGGCGATCACGGTCGGCTGACGGCGCCGGTCGTGATCCACCGCGCCGGCGTTACAGGTTTGTCCACGGTATTTCGAGAATAGCCGCTTATGGGTGGTATCCGGATTCTTATTTGATTGCCCCTTTCGTCGCGTGTTTGACTTTTCCCATCAGTTCTCGGGGGAAAACTGGGGGGATCATGAAAGAAGTGGCCGAGTTGGCGCCGCGGGCGCCGGCCGAGGTCGACACCGGGTCCGGGGTGGTCCGGTTCGACGCGGGCAACGCCGACGTCAAGGCGCTCACCCGGCTCGTGCGTGGGGGAGCACGCACGGCCAACGAGCAGTTCGACGCCGACGCCCACCTGGACGAGGTGGTGCCCAAGCCGTGGGGGTACGAGTACCGGGCCTACGTCGACGAGTTCTTCGACTTCTGGGCCCTGCACATCAGCCCGCCGCACAGCACGTCGGTCCATGTGCACCCGCGCAAGCTGACGTACCTGATCTGCTTGGGCGGCCGGGGCGTCACGACCGGACTGGACCGCGCCGAGGTGCCGGTCAGGGCGGGGACGGTGCTGCGCATCGCGCCGGGCGCGTTCCACGGCACCCGCAACACCGGCGACGAACCGCTGGAGCTGATCGAGGTCGAGGTGCCGCGCAACAAGTTCGACCTGATCAGGCTCGCCGACGACTACAGCCGCACCGGCCAGGGGTACGAGACCGAGTCGCGGCAGGCGGACCAGCACCCGATGCGCCGCATCCCGTCCTTCCCGAACGCCCGGATGCGCGACCGCGCCCCGGACGGCCGGTTCCGGTTCGAGCTGCGCACCGGGATGGACCTGTTCTACCGCAGGCGGCCCGAGGACCTGTTCCACGTGCCGCTGTGCATGGCCGGCGTCGTGCACTCCGACGTCACGATCCTGACCGGCCACGCGGACGACCGCAGGCGTCCGCAGACCGATCTGCACTACCTGTCGATCAGCCGTGCGGCTTAAGCGGACCGATCGACCACACCACAGGGGGGAACTTCAACCATGAGCCGCAGCGCGGTCATCATCACAGGTCCCGGTTTCCAGGACCACGATGTCGTCTACACGTACTACCGGCTCCTCGAAGAGGGCTGGCAAGTCGACATCGCCACCAAGAACGCCGACGAGGTCACCGGCAAGTACGGCGTGCCGCTGCCGATGGACAAGACGGCCCGTCCGCTGATCTCGTTCGACGACCTCGCGGTCGACGCCTACGACGCGGTCCTGCTCACCGGTGGGCACGAGGCGCCGGACCGGGTGCGCCAGGACCACCGGGTGCTCGACTTCGTCGCCGGCATGGCCGACGCGAACAAGGTCGTCGCGGGGCTGTGCCACGGCCCGTGGATCATGATCAGCGCAGGGGTCCTGCGCGGTCGTCGGGCCTGCGCCTACATCGGGTTGCGCGACGACGTCGTCAACGCGGGCGCCGAGGTGGTCGACAGCGACGTCATCGTCGACGGCAACATCATCACCTGCTCGTACTACGGGTACATGGGCGCTTTCATGCGCGCGGTGTTCGAGACGACCGAGAAGCTGAGCGCCGCGTGACGGGCAGGGTCCTGGCGCTCGACTTCGACGGCGTGGTGTGCGACGCGCTCGCCGAGTGCGCGTTGATCACCTGGTTCGGTGTGCACAGGCACGACTGCGGCACGCCGGGCAGCGAGCACCTGGAGGCGGTGCCGGGGGAGTTCGTGGCGCGGTTCCGCAAGGTCCGCGACTACGCCCGGCTGCTCGACCACTTCGTCGTCGCCCACCACCCGGAGGCCGACGCCGTGGTCACGCAGCGCGAGTTCGACGCGCTGTTCGCCTCGATCGACCCCGTCGAAGTGGCGGCGTTCACCGAGGCGGCCGGCGCGGCACGGGCCTGGCTGCGCGAACGTGAGCCGGAGTTCTGGCTGGACCTGCACACCCTGTACCCGGGGTTGCCGGAGGCACTGCGGCGGCACGCGGGTTCGGTGGCGATCATCACCGCCAAGGACGACGCGTCGGTACGGGCGATCCTCGACCGGCACGCGCTGGGCTCCACCGTCGCCGAGGTGTACGGGGAGTGCGGGGCCAAGGCGGACGCGGTGCGCGACCTCGCGGCACGCCGCGGCGTGGACCCGTCGTCGGTGATCTTCGTGGACGACAACCTGGCCAACGTGCGTCGGGTTGCCGAGACCGGCGCCCGCGCGTTGTGGGCGCAGTGGGGCTACCAGATCCCGGAACACCGGGACGAGGCCGCCCGACACGAGGTCGAACCGTTGGAACTGTCCGCCCTCGCGGGGATCTGACCCCGCCTACCAGGGTGCCGTGCGGGCTTCCGCGTGCCCGCACGGCACCGCCTTTCGATCGTGAGGAGTACCCATGACGGCCAGCCGTGCCCCGGTGGCGCCGGTCGGCGGGCTCACCGGCGTGCAAGTGGCGCCGCTGGTCGCCCTGGCCCTGTTGGTGCCCGCGCAGCTGTACCTCGCCATCCCGCTGAGCCCGACGTTCGGCGAGGTGTTCGGGGTGGACGACACTGCCGCGGTGTGGGCGGGCAGCGCGTTCGCCATCGCCTACGCGGTGGGGTTCCTGGTCTTCGGGCCGCTGTCGGACCAGGTCGGCCGCCGGGCGGTGCTGGTCGTCGGCACGGTCGCCACCGCGGTGGCGACCGTGCTGGCGGGCGTGGCGACGGAGTGGGAGGTGTTCCTGGCCTGCCGGGCGCTCCAGGGGTTCGCCGCGTCGTCGTTCGCACCGGTGGCGCTTGTCCTGGTGGCCGAGCGGGTCGCGCCGGAGCGCCGGGCGACGGTGATGACGGCGGTGACCGGAGGGCTGCTCGGCGCGGGCGTCGTGGGCCAAGCGGTGGGAGCGCTCGCCGTGGACGCGTGGAGGCTGCCGTTCTGGGTGGGCGCGGTGTGCTACGCGACCACCGCGTTCGTCCTCGCCCGCCTGCTGCCGCCGGATCGTCCGGTCGCGTCGACGTCGTGGCGTGGTGCGCCGCGGACGATGGCCAGGCTGGCGACCACCTGGCCGGCGGTGGCCGTGTTCGCGGCGGCGCCAACGGTGTTCGGCGGGTTCGTGGCCGTGTACGCGGTGCTCGGCCCGCACCTGGCCGCGACGACCGGGATCACCGCGTCCGGGCAGGTCGGCGTCCGGGCGGTCGGTGCGATCGCGCTGGTCGTCGCGCCGGTGGTGTCGGGTCTGCTGTCCCGGCGCGGACCGCGGCACGTGCCGGTGGCCGGGTTCCTCACCGCCGCGGTGGGCATGCTGGTCGCTCTCGCGGGTGCGGACCTGCCCGTGATCGCGGTGGCGGGCAGCGTGGTCGTCGTCGCGGGGATGGGACTGGCCGTGCCGGGGCTGGTGGGGCTGCTGCACACCCTGGTCCCGGCCGCGGCGGGCACCGCGATCGCCGTCAACACGTGCGTGCTGTTCGCGGGAGCGGCGCTCGCCCAACCACTCGCCGCGTCGCTGGGCTACCGGCCCACTCTGATCACCTACGCCGTCGCGCTAGTGGCTGCGGCCGTGCTCGTCGGAACATCCGCCCGTCCATCCGGAGGTACCTCGTGAGTCCTCGCGCCCTGTTCGTCCTCACCAGCCACGGCGTCCTCGGTGACACCGGCACGCCCACCGGCTTCCACCTCGGCGAGACGGTAGAGCCGTGGCGGGCGCTGCGCGCGGCCGGCGTGGTCGTCGACTTCGCGTCGCCGCTCGGTGGCCGGCCACCGATGATCGGATCAGAGCCGGGGCACGCGGACTTCCTCGCCCACGCCGACGGCGGCGGCAAGGTGCGGGCGACCATCCCGGTGGCCGATGCGGAGCCGACCGACTACGCCGCCGTGTACTTCGTCGGCGGCCACGGTGCGATGTGGGACTTCCCGGACAACGCGGCCATCCAGCACCTCACCCGTTCGGTGCACGAGCGGGGCGGGGTTGTCGCCGCCATCTGCCACGGCCAAGCCGCCCTGGTGAACACGACGCTCGTCGACGGCACCAACCTGGTGGCAGGTAAGCACTTGACGGCGTTCTCGCACGAGGCCGAGCACACCCGCGGCCTGACCGACGTCGTCCCGTTCCCGCTCCAGCGCACGTTGGAGGCGCGGGGCGCGGTGTACAGCGGAGCGCCGGACAAGGCGCCGCACACGGTGGTCGACGGTCGCCTGATCACCGGCCAGAACCCGGCGTCGGCGCCCGGCCTCGCCCTCCGACTGGCGGCCGCGATCACCGGGTGACCATCTGCGTCCACAGTGGACAACCAGCCCGCTTGACGTCTCAGGCCACCAGGCCGTGCCGGTACGCGTAGACGACGGCCTGCACCCGGTCGCGGAGGTCGAGCTTGGTGAGGATGCGGGACACGTACGTCTTGACGGTCTCGTGGCTGAGCACCAGTGTCGCGGCGATCTCGCTGTTGGACAGGCCGTCCGCGATCAGGCGCAGCACTTCGAGTTCGCGCGTGGACAGCGGAACGTCGTCCGGCGTGCCCGGGACCGGCCTGATCCGCTCGGCGTACCGGCCGACGAG
This is a stretch of genomic DNA from Saccharothrix ecbatanensis. It encodes these proteins:
- a CDS encoding LysR family transcriptional regulator; translation: MELDLMRTFLEVYRAGTLTAAARSLGLSQSTVTAHLRALERELDQQLFERLPRGVAPTAVADELAARVGTHIDALVAVGRSRPDRGLFARPVHLAGPVELTTVKVLPSLAPLVEQGLRLRVSTGLADDLLAGLPTGRFDLVLSTVRPRTRATTAVPLTDEEFVLVANPDWARRIGPGRVAAEGAAALRDVPLIAYAEELPIIRRYWRSVFGHRPAAASAAVVVPDLRGVLAAVVAGAGITVLPRYLCAGEFASGALVALLEPEIPPINTLYLATRAGSELTPAIAAVRAHLLMQSRLWQ
- a CDS encoding cupin domain-containing protein, encoding MKEVAELAPRAPAEVDTGSGVVRFDAGNADVKALTRLVRGGARTANEQFDADAHLDEVVPKPWGYEYRAYVDEFFDFWALHISPPHSTSVHVHPRKLTYLICLGGRGVTTGLDRAEVPVRAGTVLRIAPGAFHGTRNTGDEPLELIEVEVPRNKFDLIRLADDYSRTGQGYETESRQADQHPMRRIPSFPNARMRDRAPDGRFRFELRTGMDLFYRRRPEDLFHVPLCMAGVVHSDVTILTGHADDRRRPQTDLHYLSISRAA
- a CDS encoding LysR family transcriptional regulator: MDYSLLATCLAVYRCGSLTKAARVLGISQPAVTGQIRALEGALRQPLFTRTAKGAVPTDAAHELVRDTADALDALEAAVSRRVRPEELTDRTVHLAGPSEVMSCRVLPALSDLVAGGLRLRLTFGLTDDLVCGLTEGRYDMVVSTRLDRAPGIVTTPLMDESFVLVGSAEWAAKIPADAIDRGGAGALEAAPLISYADNLPIIRRYWQTVFGYKPTVVPQVTVPDLRAVLAAVRAGAGISVLPTYLCSDEVDGGAVTVLYHPEIAPLNTLYLATRATAGHTLNAVRTHVLEQSRHW
- a CDS encoding HAD family hydrolase, which gives rise to MTGRVLALDFDGVVCDALAECALITWFGVHRHDCGTPGSEHLEAVPGEFVARFRKVRDYARLLDHFVVAHHPEADAVVTQREFDALFASIDPVEVAAFTEAAGAARAWLREREPEFWLDLHTLYPGLPEALRRHAGSVAIITAKDDASVRAILDRHALGSTVAEVYGECGAKADAVRDLAARRGVDPSSVIFVDDNLANVRRVAETGARALWAQWGYQIPEHRDEAARHEVEPLELSALAGI
- a CDS encoding type 1 glutamine amidotransferase domain-containing protein translates to MSRSAVIITGPGFQDHDVVYTYYRLLEEGWQVDIATKNADEVTGKYGVPLPMDKTARPLISFDDLAVDAYDAVLLTGGHEAPDRVRQDHRVLDFVAGMADANKVVAGLCHGPWIMISAGVLRGRRACAYIGLRDDVVNAGAEVVDSDVIVDGNIITCSYYGYMGAFMRAVFETTEKLSAA
- a CDS encoding type 1 glutamine amidotransferase domain-containing protein gives rise to the protein MSERKKILIALTSHERLGDTGRSTGFYLPEAAHPWRVFTEAGYEVDLVSVRGGNPPRDGVDPSDAAQTSFLADEVVAAKLAATPTAAQVDAGEYAAILFAGGHGTMWDFPEDSALAGVARDIYEAGGVVSAVCHGPAGLVNVTLSDGVPLVAGKRVAAFTNAEEAAVGLDRVVPFLLQSRLEERGAVHVPADNFAANVVVDERLVTGQNPASATGVAEAVVRELAAITVG
- a CDS encoding MFS transporter, with product MTASRAPVAPVGGLTGVQVAPLVALALLVPAQLYLAIPLSPTFGEVFGVDDTAAVWAGSAFAIAYAVGFLVFGPLSDQVGRRAVLVVGTVATAVATVLAGVATEWEVFLACRALQGFAASSFAPVALVLVAERVAPERRATVMTAVTGGLLGAGVVGQAVGALAVDAWRLPFWVGAVCYATTAFVLARLLPPDRPVASTSWRGAPRTMARLATTWPAVAVFAAAPTVFGGFVAVYAVLGPHLAATTGITASGQVGVRAVGAIALVVAPVVSGLLSRRGPRHVPVAGFLTAAVGMLVALAGADLPVIAVAGSVVVVAGMGLAVPGLVGLLHTLVPAAAGTAIAVNTCVLFAGAALAQPLAASLGYRPTLITYAVALVAAAVLVGTSARPSGGTS